From Anopheles funestus chromosome 3RL, idAnoFuneDA-416_04, whole genome shotgun sequence, a single genomic window includes:
- the LOC125768203 gene encoding cullin-4B — MHHTENDKKRANFSALNPINGAIIKTTTTGKPGDVKKIIIKNMKSYPSIPENFEETTWNQLRKAVIAIQTSTPIEYSLECLCQAVSHMCEDKMDSQLYVNLTALVEQHVKANIVPFLSESGDKLVYLKKMNDYWQSHCQQMIMIRSIFLYLDRIYVLNNPTVHSIWEMGLELFRDHISMNNLVQARTVEGILILIEKERHGDTVDRSLLKSLLRMLSDLQIYRDAFEQKFLIATKHLYQAEGQAKMEELDVPDYLQHVDKRLNEEEERLEHYLDGCTRHQLIVTVERQLINEHVTGILQKGLDQLLEENRLNDLSRLYKLFCRVKNGTTELCAHFNAYIKKKGRTIVIDPEKDKSMVQDLLDYKDKMDNIVNSCFEKNEKFGNSLREAFEYFINQRSNKPAELIAKYVDMKLRAGNKEATEEELEQILDKIMVQFRFIHGKDVFEAFYKKDLAKRLLVGKSASVDAEKSMLSKLKQECGGGFTSKLEGMFKDMELSRDINFAFKQSMQNSEHKELQNIDLTVNILTMGFWPTYPVMEVTLPQELLLYQSIFNKFYLAKHSGRKLQWQPTLGHCVLKAQFDAGPKDLQVSLFQALVLLLFNYNAAISFEEIRAAVVIEIGELKRTLQSLACGKARVLTKIPKGREVENTDNFHFNNEFTNKLFRIKINQIQMKETTEEQKATEERVYQDRQYQIDAAIVRIMKMRKTLSHNLLITELYKQLTFPVKPADLKKRIESLIDRDYMERDKDNQNQYNYVA; from the exons TTCGCTGGAATGTCTCTGCCAGGCCGTTTCGCACATGTGTGAAGACAAAATGGATTCACAATTGTACGTTAATCTGACCGCTTTAGTTGAGCAGCATGTGAAGGCAAATATTGTACCATTTTTGTCGGAGTCTGGAGACAAATTGGTATATCTGAAGAAAATGAACGATTATTGGCAATCGCACTGTCAGCAGATGATCATGATTCGTAGCATATTTCTCTATCTCGATCGTATATACGTCTTAAATAACCCAACAGTTCACTCAATCTGGGAGATGGGTTTAGAACTTTTTCGTGACCATATTTCTATGAATAATTTAGTTCAAGCACGCACTGTTGAAGGAATTTTAATTCTTATCGAAAAAGAACGTCATGGCGATACTGTCGATAGATCCCTGTTGAAAAGCCTTTTACGAATGTTGTCCGATCTACAAATCTATCGGGATGCATTTGAACAAAAGTtccttattgcaacaaaacatttgtaTCAAGCGGAGGGACAGGCTAAGATGGAAGAACTGGATGTCCCAGACTATTTGCAACATGTGGATAAGCGATtgaacgaagaagaagaacgacTGGAACATTATCTCGATGGCTGCACTAGGCATCAGCTAATTGTAACCGTTGAAAGACAGTTAATTAATGAACACGTTACTGGAATTCTACAAAAAGGATTAGATCAACTTCTAGAGGAAAACAGGCTAAACGATCTATCTCGGctttacaaattgttttgtcGTGTTAAGAATGGTACCACAGAATTGTGCGCACATTTCAATGCATACATTAAAAAGAAAGGACGTACAATTGTTATCGATCCAGAGAAGGACAAATCTATGGTGCAGGATTTGCTAGACTATAAAGACAAAATGGATAATATCGTAAATTCATGTTTCGAAAAGAATGAGAAATTCGGCAACTCGTTACGTGAAGCGTTCGAGTACTTTATTAACCAGAGATCTAACAAACCGGCTGAATTAATTGCAAAGTATGTTGACATGAAACTGCGAGCTGGAAACAAGGAAGCCACAGAAGAAGAATTGGAGCAGATTTTGGATAAGATAATGGTGCAATTTAGATTCATTCATGGCAAAGATGTTTTTGAAGCgttttacaaaaaagatcTTGCTAAACGTTTGTTGGTTGGTAAGTCCGCCTCAGTTGATGCAGAAAAAAGTATGTTGTCAAAACTTAAGCAAGAGTGCGGCGGAGGATTTACTTCTAAGTTAGAAGGCATGTTCAAGGATATGGAACTGAGCAGAGATATAAATTTTGCGTTTAAACAG AGTATGCAAAATTCTGAACACAAAGAACTTCAAAACATTGATCTGACAGTAAACATACTGACGATGGGATTCTGGCCAACATATCCGGTAATGGAAGTTACACTTCCACAGGAGCTATTACTGTATCAATCGATTTTCAACAAGTTTTACTTAGCAAAACACAGTGGACGAAAACTTCAATGGCAGCCAACGCTTGGACACTGTGTACTTAAGGCACAATTTGATGCG gGACCGAAAGATTTGCAAGTGTCTCTGTTTCAAGCTTTGGTGTTGCTGCTATTCAACTATAACGCTGCTATTTCATTCGAAGAAATACGTGCCGCAGTTGTTATAGAG ATTGGAGAACTGAAGCGCACTTTGCAATCGCTTGCCTGCGGTAAGGCACGTGTTCTGACAAAAATACCCAAAGGCCGTGAGGTTGAAAACACTGACAACTTCCATTTCAATAACGAGTTCACTAATAAGTTATTTAGGATCAAGATTAATCAAATCCAAATGAAGGAAACG ACCGAAGAACAAAAGGCCACTGAAGAACGTGTGTACCAGGATCGACAGTATCAAATTGATGCAGCGATTGTACGTATTATGAAGATGAGAAAAACGCTCAGCCACAACTTATTGATCACGGAACTGTATAAACAGCTCACCTTTCCAGTTAAG CCGGCTGACTTAAAGAAACGTATCGAATCATTAATAGATCGGGATTATATGGAACGAGATAAGGATAATCAAAACCAGTACAACTACGTTgcctaa